The following proteins are co-located in the Nocardia bhagyanarayanae genome:
- a CDS encoding MlaE family ABC transporter permease, with protein sequence MTTIERPPGRIEPGDSPERTDLEQAVEDLKGLWRRHPQRSLETLGRQVMLGRDAMIELFRAIVARRFPYHEFIRQCAFMSSVSAAPTVFVAIPIAVVVSIQVGALVNQVGATTFIGAVAGLGIIRQGAPLVTSLMIAGAVGSAICADLGSRTIREEIDAMMVMGVDPVRRLVAPRLVAAVLVSMLLCGFIVFVGFATAYMFNVYAQSGTPGSFIGSFASFAVANDLIVALVKAAIFGALTAIIACDIGLHAKGGPGGVANAVNSAVVTSALMLFATNIILTQLYNTLFPTKVI encoded by the coding sequence GTGACAACCATCGAACGACCTCCGGGTCGGATCGAACCGGGTGATTCTCCGGAGCGCACCGATCTGGAGCAGGCCGTCGAGGATCTGAAAGGTCTGTGGCGGCGCCATCCGCAGCGGTCGCTGGAAACCCTCGGCAGGCAGGTGATGCTCGGGCGCGACGCGATGATCGAACTGTTCCGCGCGATCGTCGCCCGGCGCTTCCCGTACCACGAGTTCATCCGGCAGTGCGCCTTCATGTCGAGCGTCTCCGCCGCGCCGACGGTGTTCGTCGCGATCCCGATCGCCGTCGTCGTCTCGATTCAGGTCGGGGCGTTGGTGAATCAGGTCGGCGCGACGACGTTCATCGGCGCGGTCGCCGGACTCGGCATCATCCGGCAGGGTGCGCCGCTGGTCACCTCGCTGATGATCGCGGGCGCGGTCGGCTCGGCGATCTGCGCGGACCTCGGGTCGCGCACCATCCGCGAGGAGATCGACGCCATGATGGTGATGGGCGTCGATCCGGTGCGCAGGCTCGTCGCGCCGCGTCTGGTGGCGGCGGTGCTGGTCAGCATGCTGCTGTGCGGGTTCATCGTGTTCGTCGGCTTCGCGACGGCCTACATGTTCAACGTGTACGCCCAATCCGGCACGCCGGGTTCGTTCATCGGCTCGTTCGCGTCGTTCGCGGTGGCCAACGATCTCATCGTCGCGCTGGTGAAAGCCGCCATCTTCGGCGCGCTCACCGCGATCATCGCCTGCGATATCGGATTGCACGCCAAGGGCGGTCCCGGCGGTGTCGCGAACGCGGTGAACTCCGCGGTCGTCACCTCGGCGCTGATGCTCTTCGCCACCAACATCATCCTCACCCAGCTGTACAACACGCTGTTTCCGACGAAGGTGATCTGA
- a CDS encoding MCE family protein, whose amino-acid sequence MARIRLPRYSTNRYLWLGVLAAAFVALLLVGSSVVSEARLSDKTIKAEFAQAAGLRPGATVDVSGIEVGQVRAVRLDGDKVVVDLRVRRDLRLGPNARAALEMSTILGRLHIELTPGDGKGLPDNTIRLSNTSVPYNLGKVIQDPQYKSSFERIERIDPGKLRQALDVFDQQMGDSPQLTVAALDSIGALAKVINDRRDEVDLLLKSMDEVSQLVADNQNSVLLLLTRGEAIGNAVALRQDLLRQLLDNVAALSALLQEMGIENNDQLGPLIQNLNTMTEGLEKNRENLDRLYEIMPVAMRQFNNALGNGPYGEVWAPWVFPDNWLCFAQAVPGCN is encoded by the coding sequence ATGGCTCGGATTCGGTTGCCGAGATATTCGACGAACCGCTATCTCTGGCTCGGCGTGCTCGCCGCGGCGTTCGTGGCGCTGCTGCTGGTCGGATCCAGCGTGGTGTCCGAGGCGCGGCTGTCGGACAAGACGATCAAGGCCGAGTTCGCCCAGGCGGCGGGCCTGCGGCCGGGCGCGACGGTCGACGTGTCGGGCATCGAGGTCGGTCAGGTCCGAGCCGTGCGGCTGGACGGTGACAAGGTTGTCGTCGACCTGCGCGTGCGCCGCGATCTGCGGCTCGGGCCGAACGCGCGGGCCGCGCTCGAGATGTCGACCATCCTCGGCAGGCTGCACATCGAACTCACGCCGGGCGACGGAAAGGGACTGCCGGACAACACCATCCGGCTGTCCAACACTTCCGTTCCGTACAACCTCGGCAAGGTCATCCAGGACCCGCAGTACAAGTCGTCCTTCGAGCGGATCGAGCGGATCGATCCCGGCAAGCTGCGCCAGGCGCTGGATGTGTTCGACCAGCAGATGGGCGACTCACCGCAGCTGACCGTCGCCGCGCTGGACAGCATCGGCGCGCTGGCCAAGGTGATCAACGACCGTCGCGACGAGGTCGACCTGCTGCTGAAGAGCATGGACGAGGTCTCGCAGCTGGTCGCGGACAACCAGAACAGCGTGCTGCTGCTGCTCACCCGCGGCGAGGCGATCGGCAACGCGGTCGCGCTGCGCCAGGACCTGCTGCGCCAGCTGCTCGACAACGTCGCGGCGCTGTCGGCCCTGCTCCAGGAGATGGGCATCGAGAACAACGACCAGCTCGGGCCGCTCATCCAGAACCTGAACACGATGACCGAGGGGCTGGAGAAGAACCGGGAGAACCTGGACCGGCTGTACGAGATCATGCCGGTGGCCATGCGGCAGTTCAACAACGCGCTCGGCAACGGGCCGTACGGCGAAGTCTGGGCGCCATGGGTCTTCCCGGACAACTGGCTGTGTTTCGCGCAAGCGGTACCGGGGTGCAACTGA
- a CDS encoding oxygenase MpaB family protein, with translation MTAVAHSSHQNEPAPLTKEQTRIPISSAHRPFTKRPIRLSDALDFWSFAGAAANVAMQMARPGVGYGVAESKVESGALMKRPWKRARTTTQYLAVAILGTEEERMAYRKAVDSVHRHVRSEPGAPVKYNAFDRNLQLWVAACLYIGFEDTYQLLQGKMNDEQAEAFYASSSTLGTTLQVTEDMWPKTRAEFDVYWNEACRQAVLDDYVRAYVDDLLNLRMIHWYLRLPFRNLLKFLTIGFLAPYFREQMRLEWTAADQRRFEHLFVFVGFVNRFIPRFLRHSGSHALMADLRRRIRKEKNLV, from the coding sequence ATGACCGCGGTCGCCCACTCCTCGCACCAGAACGAACCGGCGCCACTGACCAAGGAGCAGACGCGCATCCCGATAAGCTCCGCGCACCGTCCGTTCACCAAGCGGCCGATCAGACTGTCCGACGCGCTGGACTTCTGGTCCTTCGCCGGCGCGGCTGCCAACGTGGCGATGCAAATGGCAAGGCCCGGAGTGGGTTACGGCGTCGCGGAGAGCAAGGTGGAATCCGGTGCGCTGATGAAGCGTCCGTGGAAGCGCGCCCGCACCACCACCCAGTACCTGGCGGTGGCGATCCTGGGCACCGAGGAAGAGCGCATGGCCTATCGCAAGGCGGTCGACTCGGTGCACCGCCACGTGCGGTCCGAGCCCGGGGCGCCGGTGAAGTACAACGCCTTCGACCGCAACCTCCAATTGTGGGTCGCGGCATGCCTGTACATCGGCTTCGAGGACACCTACCAGCTGCTCCAAGGCAAGATGAACGACGAGCAGGCCGAAGCCTTCTACGCCTCGTCCTCGACTCTTGGCACCACGCTTCAGGTCACCGAGGACATGTGGCCCAAGACGCGCGCCGAGTTCGACGTCTACTGGAACGAGGCCTGCCGCCAGGCCGTCCTCGACGACTACGTGCGCGCCTACGTCGACGACCTGCTGAACCTGCGCATGATCCACTGGTACTTACGTCTGCCGTTCCGGAACCTGTTGAAGTTCTTGACGATCGGCTTCCTCGCGCCGTACTTCCGCGAGCAGATGCGGCTGGAGTGGACGGCCGCCGATCAGCGCCGCTTCGAGCACCTGTTCGTGTTCGTCGGCTTCGTCAACCGGTTCATCCCGCGGTTCCTTCGGCACAGTGGCAGCCACGCGCTGATGGCCGATCTGCGTCGCAGGATCCGCAAGGAGAAGAACCTCGTCTGA
- a CDS encoding methyltransferase, with protein MSTVSWTENGTRHTACWRSENGTPAPARIVVIDDRTSANVAFRLAQSGSGLLWRGDFHNARQLLRAMDRRLQRRPDPGHGGIDALFRAHREARAQRAALLGKVLIALERDHSIRLRRAPDGRAACEHAYGKPADDAGEDSSGVTLVSLPELLGVISAYEWHRKGIDIPALGARLHPAYGVFAPTRNEYIDLVAHAPFPAGVAHPVVFDIGTGTGVLAAVLARRGAGEVLATDINPRAVRCARENMRRLGLLGRVRVAEADMWPGGRQRADLIVCNPPWLPGCPSSALELGIYDPASDVLNRFLGDLTAHLTPHGEGWLILSDLAEHLGLRTRDQLLARIFDAGLEIIARYETAPHHSRVADPTDPLHAARTRERTALWRLAPTPQPPFLSRR; from the coding sequence ATGTCCACGGTCAGCTGGACCGAGAATGGAACGAGACATACCGCCTGTTGGCGTTCGGAGAACGGGACTCCAGCGCCGGCCCGCATCGTTGTCATCGACGATCGCACTTCCGCCAATGTTGCCTTTCGACTCGCCCAGTCGGGCTCTGGTCTGCTGTGGCGAGGTGACTTCCACAACGCCCGGCAACTCTTGCGTGCCATGGACCGACGCCTCCAGAGGCGGCCGGATCCAGGGCACGGCGGCATCGACGCCCTTTTTCGCGCACACAGGGAGGCTCGCGCGCAACGAGCGGCGCTGCTCGGGAAAGTACTGATCGCGCTGGAGCGGGATCACTCGATCCGGCTGCGCCGAGCGCCTGACGGGCGTGCAGCATGCGAGCACGCGTATGGGAAGCCGGCGGATGACGCAGGGGAAGACTCCAGCGGAGTTACGCTCGTCTCGCTTCCCGAACTCCTCGGCGTCATCAGTGCCTACGAGTGGCACCGGAAGGGCATCGACATACCTGCTCTCGGCGCTCGGCTCCACCCCGCGTACGGTGTCTTCGCTCCCACCCGGAACGAATACATCGATCTCGTTGCCCATGCGCCCTTTCCCGCAGGCGTCGCCCACCCCGTCGTGTTCGACATCGGCACCGGCACCGGGGTGCTCGCCGCCGTTCTCGCCCGGCGTGGCGCCGGAGAAGTGCTAGCGACCGACATCAACCCGCGTGCGGTGCGATGCGCGCGCGAGAACATGCGGCGACTCGGTCTCCTCGGCCGGGTTCGAGTCGCCGAGGCCGATATGTGGCCTGGTGGCCGACAGCGTGCCGACCTGATCGTCTGCAACCCGCCATGGTTGCCCGGATGCCCCAGCTCTGCTTTGGAACTCGGGATCTATGACCCCGCGTCCGACGTGCTGAACCGCTTCCTCGGTGATCTCACAGCTCACCTGACACCGCACGGCGAAGGGTGGTTGATTCTGTCGGACCTCGCCGAACACCTCGGCCTACGAACCCGGGACCAGCTCCTCGCCCGCATCTTCGACGCCGGCCTCGAGATCATCGCCAGATACGAGACAGCTCCTCACCACTCACGCGTCGCCGACCCGACCGACCCGCTTCACGCAGCCCGAACACGCGAGCGAACCGCTCTCTGGCGACTCGCTCCAACCCCGCAACCACCATTTCTCTCCCGTCGATAG
- a CDS encoding MCE family protein, with protein sequence MRTKAALRRTIAAGLAAASIGAATGCAVTVDNVPLPKPGIGAPGYKIHAAFRDALNLPDRAHVKIGGTDIGVVTAISTTNFLADVEMEIREDIRLPRGTTAELRQATPLGDIFVAMTLPAAQDSTEMLRPGDTIGTEHTSAGASVEQLMVSISMLLNGGGLNQAAKITTEMNSMFAGRAPQLSHLLIELSSAIDALNRRTADIDSVLSGINLLTGELAARKAELGAAADTFPALLGLFAENNRDISALIGKVSVTMSALGDFTETTGPEFVGLFDSIQRLMSGFTQMGEELGLALERFDQMYPSVMASFDGPNLSVGATVSYLSLGALTDPSGSRPPELGDVPAFIGSLAQVIEKVIGRLNSPPRTEGGR encoded by the coding sequence ATGAGGACGAAGGCGGCGTTGCGCCGCACCATCGCGGCCGGGTTGGCCGCCGCGAGCATCGGCGCGGCGACCGGCTGCGCCGTGACCGTGGACAACGTGCCGCTGCCCAAGCCGGGCATCGGCGCACCCGGATACAAGATCCACGCCGCGTTCCGCGACGCGCTCAATCTGCCGGATCGCGCGCACGTGAAGATCGGCGGCACCGATATCGGCGTGGTGACCGCCATCAGCACCACCAACTTCCTCGCCGACGTGGAAATGGAGATCCGCGAGGACATCCGGCTGCCGCGCGGCACCACCGCGGAATTGCGCCAGGCCACCCCGCTCGGCGACATCTTCGTCGCCATGACCCTGCCCGCCGCGCAGGACAGCACGGAGATGCTGCGCCCTGGCGACACGATCGGCACCGAGCACACCTCGGCGGGCGCGTCGGTGGAGCAGCTGATGGTCTCGATCTCCATGCTGCTCAACGGCGGTGGGCTCAATCAGGCCGCCAAGATCACCACCGAGATGAACTCGATGTTCGCCGGGCGGGCGCCGCAGCTGTCGCACCTGCTCATCGAATTGAGCAGCGCCATCGATGCGCTGAACCGGCGCACCGCCGACATCGACAGCGTGCTCTCCGGCATCAACTTGCTGACCGGCGAATTGGCGGCGCGCAAAGCGGAACTCGGCGCGGCGGCCGACACCTTCCCCGCGCTGCTCGGCCTGTTCGCCGAGAACAACAGGGACATCTCGGCATTGATCGGCAAGGTGTCGGTGACCATGTCCGCGCTCGGCGATTTCACCGAGACCACCGGGCCGGAGTTCGTCGGCCTCTTCGACAGCATCCAGCGGCTGATGTCCGGATTCACCCAGATGGGCGAGGAATTGGGGCTGGCGCTGGAACGCTTCGATCAGATGTATCCGTCCGTCATGGCGTCGTTCGACGGGCCGAATCTGTCGGTGGGGGCGACGGTTTCGTACCTCAGCCTGGGCGCGCTGACCGACCCGAGCGGCAGCCGTCCGCCGGAGCTCGGTGACGTGCCCGCCTTCATCGGCAGCCTCGCGCAGGTCATCGAGAAGGTGATCGGCAGGCTCAACAGCCCGCCGCGCACGGAGGGCGGACGATGA
- a CDS encoding serine hydrolase domain-containing protein — protein sequence MRLVPIVVTVSAVALLAGGCAAESATESAGVSDARVVAVQEDIDRVVGAGVTGAIATVTENGETVVRTAGVADIGTDAPIPTQPAQQTRVGSVTKTFTSALVLQLVAEEKVRLDEPIDTYLPGLLRGDGIDGGAITVRQILRHQSGLPDFADDPRADEYRAGVENRTMTPAEAIAIVNGGRGEFAPGERYGYSNANYLVAGMLIERVTGAPYAEELERRILKPLGLADTYLPGPGERDIRGPHPAGYATLDGVVTDVSRIEPSIPWAAGGLVSSGTDLNRFYGALLAGRVLEAAELQQMRDGVPIDPESGTAYGLGLGSIRLPCGAEYFGHSGGIHGYNTVSGATVDGRAITVALTKAPETEPDLIGMLEHALCP from the coding sequence ATGCGTCTCGTACCGATCGTCGTGACCGTTTCCGCAGTGGCCTTGCTGGCCGGCGGGTGCGCGGCGGAGAGCGCGACGGAGTCGGCGGGAGTCTCGGATGCTCGCGTCGTCGCGGTGCAGGAGGACATCGATCGAGTGGTCGGGGCGGGGGTTACCGGGGCGATCGCGACGGTGACCGAGAACGGCGAGACCGTGGTCCGTACGGCCGGGGTGGCGGACATCGGCACGGACGCGCCGATCCCGACACAACCCGCGCAACAGACCCGCGTCGGCAGCGTCACCAAGACGTTCACCAGCGCGCTGGTGCTGCAACTGGTCGCGGAGGAGAAGGTGCGCCTCGACGAACCGATCGACACATACCTGCCCGGCCTGCTGCGCGGCGACGGCATCGATGGAGGCGCGATCACCGTCCGGCAGATCCTGCGCCACCAGAGCGGTCTGCCGGACTTCGCGGACGACCCGCGCGCCGACGAATACCGCGCGGGAGTCGAGAACCGCACGATGACGCCGGCGGAAGCCATCGCGATCGTCAACGGTGGGCGGGGGGAGTTCGCGCCGGGCGAGCGCTATGGGTACAGCAATGCGAACTATCTGGTCGCCGGGATGCTGATCGAGCGAGTGACCGGAGCTCCGTACGCCGAGGAGCTGGAACGGCGCATCCTGAAACCCCTCGGGCTGGCCGACACCTACCTGCCCGGCCCTGGCGAGCGCGACATCCGTGGCCCGCACCCCGCGGGTTACGCCACCCTGGACGGCGTCGTCACGGACGTCTCCCGCATCGAGCCGTCGATCCCGTGGGCGGCGGGCGGCCTGGTCTCCTCGGGCACGGACCTGAACCGCTTCTACGGCGCCCTGCTTGCGGGCCGGGTGTTGGAGGCCGCGGAACTCCAGCAGATGCGCGACGGTGTGCCAATCGACCCGGAGTCGGGAACGGCCTACGGACTCGGCCTCGGCTCTATCCGATTACCTTGTGGTGCAGAATATTTCGGCCACAGCGGCGGAATCCACGGCTACAATACCGTATCCGGCGCGACCGTCGACGGTCGCGCGATCACCGTAGCCCTCACCAAGGCGCCCGAGACCGAACCCGACCTCATCGGCATGCTCGAACACGCACTGTGCCCGTAA
- a CDS encoding MCE family protein, whose protein sequence is MTIRGVSKLAALCVAAAVSSGCSLLPESVSSLPDRYLGEQLRISADFENVAGLYAGNEVAVLGVPVGRVDTVTARGSYVEVTMSIDKDVKVPADAIAALVSPQLITNRHVELAPAYTGGPALADGAHIPLARTRTPVELDRILENFDQLGAALKGDNESGPMASRVLFPLLDGNGDRLRETLDSLSAAFEVTLANKDQIANTIVELNEITHVIASNDQTVRDFSGRLTELVRLMGEQSPGLHAVLTQLNDFVNNTATVVGQNRDQLAGALTRFVAITEQMRANSRQLIEIVDVTPLFFENITNAMSREHQAVRLHGLLDKAVLDGEALALFCERIQLRLDGCRTGKIQDMGPDFGLTAALLGIAK, encoded by the coding sequence ATGACGATTCGTGGAGTCTCGAAGCTGGCCGCCCTGTGCGTGGCCGCGGCCGTGAGCAGCGGCTGTTCGCTGCTGCCCGAGAGCGTGAGTTCGCTACCCGACCGATATCTAGGCGAACAACTGCGGATCAGCGCGGATTTCGAGAACGTGGCGGGCCTGTACGCCGGCAACGAGGTCGCCGTACTCGGCGTGCCGGTGGGCCGGGTCGACACCGTCACCGCGCGCGGCAGCTACGTCGAGGTCACCATGTCCATCGACAAGGACGTGAAGGTGCCGGCCGACGCCATCGCGGCGCTGGTCTCACCGCAGCTGATCACCAACCGGCACGTCGAGCTGGCCCCCGCCTACACCGGCGGCCCGGCCCTCGCCGACGGCGCGCACATCCCGCTCGCGCGCACCAGGACGCCGGTCGAACTGGACCGGATCCTGGAGAATTTCGACCAGCTGGGCGCGGCGCTGAAAGGTGACAACGAGAGCGGCCCGATGGCGAGCCGGGTGCTGTTCCCGCTGCTCGACGGCAACGGCGACCGATTGCGGGAGACGCTCGACTCCCTCTCCGCCGCGTTCGAGGTGACTCTCGCCAACAAGGACCAGATCGCCAACACCATCGTCGAGCTGAACGAGATCACCCACGTGATCGCGTCCAACGATCAGACGGTGCGCGACTTCAGCGGCAGGCTCACCGAATTGGTGCGTTTGATGGGCGAGCAGTCGCCCGGCCTGCACGCGGTGCTGACCCAGCTCAACGATTTCGTGAACAACACCGCGACGGTGGTGGGACAGAACCGAGACCAGTTGGCAGGCGCGCTCACCCGTTTCGTCGCGATCACCGAGCAGATGCGCGCGAACTCGCGTCAGCTCATCGAGATCGTCGACGTCACACCGCTGTTCTTCGAGAACATCACCAATGCGATGAGCCGCGAGCATCAGGCCGTCCGGCTGCACGGCTTGCTCGACAAGGCCGTGCTGGATGGCGAGGCGCTCGCGTTGTTCTGCGAGCGGATTCAGCTGCGGCTGGACGGCTGTCGCACCGGAAAGATCCAAGACATGGGACCGGATTTCGGTCTCACCGCCGCACTGCTGGGGATCGCGAAATGA
- a CDS encoding ABC transporter permease, producing the protein MGTKYTPPALKPFRAVGTAVAVPYRANQRLGHQAITFFQALGAIPYVLKHYRKEVLRLTADIGWGNGSLVVGGGTVGVVIILCAFGGITVGMESFTALNLLTMGPLTGAISGFATTRELAPILATLAFAIQAGCRFTAQLGAMRISEEIDALESIAIRPLPYLVSTRMIASTLTIVPLYTVGLAMAYLATKLSVLFLGGTSAGTYDHYFFQFLIGTDVFFSLLKVVVFVLLASFIQCYYGYVASGGPEGVGVAAGQAIKMVIVVMVFANLFMTLAIWGIDPGFRISG; encoded by the coding sequence GTGGGTACGAAGTACACCCCGCCCGCCCTGAAACCATTCCGGGCAGTCGGTACCGCGGTCGCCGTGCCGTACCGGGCGAATCAGCGACTCGGCCACCAAGCCATCACGTTCTTCCAGGCGCTGGGCGCGATTCCGTACGTGCTGAAGCACTATCGCAAGGAAGTGCTTCGACTGACCGCCGATATCGGTTGGGGCAACGGCTCGCTCGTCGTCGGCGGCGGCACGGTGGGCGTGGTGATCATCCTGTGCGCGTTCGGCGGCATCACCGTCGGCATGGAGTCGTTCACCGCGCTCAACCTGCTCACGATGGGCCCGCTGACCGGCGCGATCTCCGGATTCGCCACCACGCGCGAGCTGGCTCCGATCCTGGCGACGCTGGCCTTCGCCATCCAGGCCGGCTGCCGGTTCACCGCGCAACTCGGCGCGATGCGGATCTCCGAGGAGATCGACGCGCTGGAATCCATTGCCATCCGGCCGCTTCCGTATCTGGTGAGCACCAGGATGATCGCGTCCACGCTCACCATCGTCCCGCTCTACACGGTCGGCCTGGCCATGGCGTACCTGGCGACCAAGCTCTCCGTGCTCTTCCTCGGCGGCACCTCGGCGGGCACCTACGACCACTACTTCTTCCAATTCCTCATCGGGACCGATGTCTTCTTCTCGCTGCTCAAAGTCGTCGTCTTCGTGCTGCTCGCGTCGTTCATCCAGTGCTACTACGGCTATGTCGCCTCGGGCGGGCCGGAGGGCGTGGGCGTCGCGGCCGGTCAGGCCATCAAGATGGTGATCGTCGTGATGGTCTTCGCGAATCTGTTCATGACACTGGCCATCTGGGGCATCGACCCCGGCTTCCGGATCTCGGGATAG
- a CDS encoding MCE family protein produces MKSGRALAGFGFFAVLAITLTYTIWSTLQRSVPGDTHTYSATFSDVMGVRVGDDVRMAGVRVGRVDRIDFDDDYKAVIDFRIQDRQRLTTSTRALVRYQNLIGQRYIALVPGKEEGDPLPPGGHISLANTEPSFDVSALLSGFEPLFSVLQPDQVNSLSETLIQALQGDGVSLSALITQAADLAGTFGQRDRILGEVITNLSSVIAGLANRSAELETLIAQSRALVEALYAEGESLKQSVDLVAKSTDSLVSLIAQVQPDLAGAQNDATTGIAMLLLNGAALDKAAVQFPTLLNALARFTSYGAYGNAYICRLDVSLWGVLLPPGLFSQVGGESQSEVCR; encoded by the coding sequence ATGAAATCCGGAAGAGCCCTCGCGGGCTTCGGCTTCTTCGCCGTGCTGGCCATCACGCTGACCTACACCATCTGGTCGACCCTGCAGCGCTCGGTGCCGGGTGACACGCACACCTATTCGGCGACCTTCTCCGATGTGATGGGCGTGCGGGTCGGTGACGACGTCCGCATGGCGGGCGTGCGGGTCGGCCGGGTCGACCGGATCGATTTCGACGACGACTACAAGGCGGTCATCGACTTCCGCATCCAGGACCGGCAGCGACTGACCACATCGACCAGAGCGCTTGTGCGATACCAGAACCTGATCGGCCAGCGTTATATCGCGCTCGTCCCCGGCAAGGAGGAGGGCGATCCGCTGCCGCCCGGCGGCCACATCTCGCTGGCGAACACCGAACCGTCCTTCGACGTCTCGGCGCTGCTCTCCGGTTTCGAGCCGCTGTTCAGCGTGCTGCAACCCGACCAGGTGAACTCGCTGTCGGAGACGCTGATTCAGGCGTTGCAGGGCGACGGCGTCTCGCTGAGCGCCCTGATCACCCAGGCCGCCGATCTGGCGGGCACCTTCGGCCAGCGCGACCGCATCCTCGGCGAGGTGATCACCAACCTGAGCAGCGTCATCGCCGGATTGGCCAACCGCTCAGCGGAATTGGAGACGCTCATCGCTCAGTCCAGGGCACTGGTGGAGGCGCTCTACGCCGAAGGCGAGTCGCTCAAGCAGTCCGTCGATCTGGTGGCGAAGTCCACCGACTCCCTGGTCTCGCTCATCGCCCAGGTGCAGCCCGACCTCGCCGGGGCACAGAACGACGCCACCACCGGCATCGCGATGCTGCTGCTCAACGGCGCCGCGCTGGACAAGGCCGCGGTGCAGTTCCCGACCCTGCTCAACGCGCTGGCCCGCTTCACCAGCTACGGCGCGTACGGCAACGCCTACATCTGCCGCCTCGACGTCTCGCTCTGGGGCGTGCTGCTCCCGCCGGGCTTGTTCTCGCAGGTCGGCGGCGAATCCCAATCGGAGGTCTGCCGATGA
- a CDS encoding MlaD family protein, which produces MLLDPSGRGPSARQLSLAGLAMLTATAILLGLLMLRYNGFFEDKVRVTAELTSTGDGLPTRADVKFRGMVVGTVAGVEVVAKGERQRAEIHLKPAVAPTIPAGVTARVVPNNLFGVTAIELVDNGSAGAKLAAGAVIPEDTSTSTMQLQTTLTVLRDVLDNIQPEKLGRVLATLAAALDPAARVPGSTIERLDRWVTEVRAIPGVGELLGDLGRATTELSKSAPDLVGVLAESVTAARTLTERRDNLVALLANAGSTIDSVNSLFARNPDAAKDLVPGLDELFGSLAQDPQAIPDTARNLNASLAKLATVFHFGPSRQMVWKMDVSFTPFQQYTAADCPSYGYLTGPRCGGPTVPEVAPEQEYPAQLQPRWLDAAGPRPTLAIPGIEVTPALPGLPSLPVIPGLEIPGLPAIPGITVPATGTPAARPIAGGRGHAGVAAIVGGQPTAAQLLLLTPLLAGGSVTVYDTSHTEGGN; this is translated from the coding sequence ATGCTTCTCGATCCCAGTGGCCGCGGGCCGAGCGCCCGCCAGCTCTCCCTGGCCGGTCTCGCCATGCTGACGGCCACCGCGATTCTGCTCGGCCTGCTGATGCTGCGCTACAACGGCTTCTTCGAGGACAAGGTCCGGGTGACCGCCGAACTGACCAGCACCGGCGACGGCCTGCCCACGCGGGCAGACGTGAAGTTCCGCGGCATGGTGGTCGGCACGGTCGCGGGCGTCGAGGTGGTCGCCAAGGGGGAACGGCAGCGCGCCGAGATCCACCTGAAACCCGCCGTCGCGCCGACGATTCCGGCCGGTGTCACGGCCAGAGTGGTGCCAAACAACCTGTTCGGCGTCACCGCGATCGAACTCGTCGACAACGGGTCGGCGGGCGCGAAACTGGCCGCCGGAGCGGTGATCCCGGAGGACACCAGCACCTCGACGATGCAATTGCAGACCACGCTCACCGTCCTGCGCGACGTGCTCGACAACATCCAGCCCGAGAAGCTCGGCCGGGTGCTCGCGACCCTCGCCGCCGCGCTCGACCCCGCCGCGCGCGTACCGGGTTCGACGATCGAGCGGCTGGACCGCTGGGTCACGGAAGTGCGCGCGATCCCCGGCGTCGGCGAACTGCTCGGCGATCTCGGCCGGGCCACGACGGAACTCAGCAAGTCGGCTCCCGACCTGGTGGGCGTGCTCGCCGAGTCGGTCACGGCGGCACGGACGCTCACCGAGCGCCGTGACAACCTCGTCGCGCTGCTCGCCAACGCTGGCAGCACCATCGACTCGGTCAACTCGCTGTTCGCCAGAAACCCGGACGCGGCAAAGGATCTCGTCCCCGGCTTGGACGAGCTGTTCGGCAGTCTGGCCCAGGACCCGCAGGCCATTCCGGACACCGCGCGCAACCTCAACGCGTCGCTGGCGAAGCTGGCCACCGTGTTCCACTTCGGCCCGAGCCGCCAGATGGTGTGGAAGATGGACGTCAGCTTCACGCCCTTCCAGCAGTACACCGCAGCGGACTGCCCGTCCTACGGTTACCTGACGGGCCCCCGATGCGGCGGTCCGACGGTACCGGAAGTCGCGCCGGAGCAGGAGTATCCCGCGCAGTTGCAGCCGCGCTGGCTCGACGCCGCCGGACCGCGGCCGACACTCGCCATCCCGGGAATCGAAGTGACCCCTGCACTTCCGGGCCTCCCCAGTCTGCCCGTGATTCCCGGCCTCGAGATTCCCGGTCTCCCCGCGATTCCCGGAATCACCGTGCCCGCCACGGGCACTCCCGCCGCGCGGCCGATCGCGGGCGGCCGGGGGCACGCCGGAGTCGCGGCGATCGTCGGCGGCCAACCGACCGCCGCGCAACTCCTGCTGCTGACGCCGCTGCTGGCCGGCGGGTCGGTGACCGTGTACGACACCTCGCACACCGAAGGGGGCAACTAG